Part of the Candidatus Berkelbacteria bacterium genome is shown below.
CCAAAAATCATCGCCGCCTTGCCTTCAATAAAAGCCTGAACATCGCCTGGCATAGAGGTGTTCCAGGAATAGTAAGATTTGGCTGGATCGGCAAAACCGGTAAAGCGTTCTAATGCCTCTGTGCCCTTGAAAACAGTTTGGCCAACGGCATTTTTAACGCCTAAATGAAAGCTTGCGTTGGTGTGCTCGGGCGAAACCATCTCGGCGCCGTTTTGGAGCATGAGCGCGTAGACAACGTCTTCGGCGCGCGAAATGTTGTTGGCGGTGCCGGCGGCGAGACCAGAGACGCTAATACTCCCATCGGGATTTTTTTCAGTGAGAAGTTCAACCGCGCGCTGGAGCTTGTCGTAGGTATTGAGCGGATCGCGGAGCAAGTCAGCCTCTTCATCGCGGTCGACATCTTCGAGTTCAGAGATTTTTTTGTTGAAAACGGCGGTGTTTTTCCAGATGCCGAGGGTGTCAACATAGTAAGGCAAGCCATAAATGCTTCCATCGTACACCACATCTTGCGTAACGACCGGGGCAAACAGGGCTTTGAGGGCATCTTCATCGGTTTGATTGCTGTTTTTACCGAGGAGACCATTGGGCATCGGGACGAGTTTATTCTTGTGTCGCGGAAGCCAATCGTTACGGATCGACCAAATATCCGGCCCCTCGCCCGCGGCGAGCGCTTCAGCGGTAGTCAGTTCGAACTCGCTCGCGCTCATGAGTGTGTATTCAAGTGTGATCGCGGGATTGTCGCGCTCGAACTCCTCGATAATCGGTTCAAAAACCTCGGCGCTATCAAAGGTGCGCCAGATCTTGAGCGTGACTGGTTCGGTTTGGCCAGCGATGCCGCTACTTTGACTGCTTGAAGATTTCCGGCCGATACAGCCAGTTAAGAGTATTGGAATCAAGGCAAGCGCTAAAGCTCGCCCAAACCATTTAATTGGAGTTTTCTGACTCACTTCCCCTCCGTATTTACATTACATTGTATCACGCGCGCAGAACTTTAATGAGAAACTCACGAAACTCTGCTTTGAGATCTTCGCGTTTGAGAGCGAATTCAACAACGGTTTTCAGGTACTCCAATTTATTGCCGGTGTCATAGTAGCGGCCGCCGGCGATCTCTCGAACATAAGCTTTCCGTTTTTTACTCAAAGCATCGATCGCATTGGCAAGAAAAATCTCGTTGCCGTGACCGGGGCGGGTGTGCTCAAGCTCAGTAAAAATGTCCGGCGTTAGCACATAACAACCATCGGCTAAAAGATCAGAAGGCGCTTCATTGGGCAACGGTTTTTCGACCAAACGATTCAAGATTGAAGTGTGCGGCGTTCTGGTTGGAGTGATGTCAAAAATTCCATAGCGGCTGGCATCCTCTTCTCGGGCAAGTTTGACGCCTGACAGAACCGGCTCGCCGAACTCTTGAAATGTTTCCAAGCACTGTTTCAGCCTTGGAGTTTCCGCCCAGGTAAATTGATCACCCCAAAGAACGGCAAACGGTTCGTCGCCAATCACATGTCGAGCGTTCAAAACCGGTGTGCCGTTGCCGTAAGGACCTTTTTGGCGAATGTAGACAAAATTAGCCATCTCGGCGATTCGGCGCACCTCTTCGATTTGGCTCTGTTTCTCGGCTGCTTCGAGACGTTTTTCCAGCTCGAATGGATAATCGAAGTGATCTTCAATCGAGCGTTTATGCCAGCCAGTGACGATAATAATGTCTTCGATGCCCGAGGCGACAGCCTCTTCCACGACATATTGAATGACTGGTTTATCAACAACCGGAAGCATCTCTTTTGGCATTGCCTTGGTGGCGGGTAAAAAACGAGTTCCAAATCCTGCCGCCGGAATGACGGCTTTGCGAACCTTGGCCATAACACCTCTTCACTAGCGCGTTTTAATTGTCAGACGGCGCGCGCGAGTCTTGGTAAGTTTGGGAATTGTGATTGTGAGAATGCCGTTTTTAAGGTCGGCGTTGGCGTTGTCGGCATCCACCGAGGTGGGCAGAACATACGACCGCGAAAATGAACCCCAGTAACACTCTTGAACGAAATAGTTTTCACGTGTAATCGTATCGCCAAACTGGCGTTCGCCTTTGATCGTGACCATGTCGTCGGTGATGGCAATGTCGAGGTTTTCAGGCAAAACACCAGCAATTGGCGCCTTAATAACCACCGAGTCTTCAGTTTGATAGGCGTCGATTGCCAATTGCCCGCCGCTATCTTCTTCCAACCAGTCGTCGCTGGCCACATCCGTAGTTTGTTTGTCTGTCATTAAACCCATGCCGCCTCCTCTATTTATATATTAGAGAGGCAATGAGTAATAGGCAAGAGATGATTTAGGGCGCTTCATCATAGGCGAGGGTAAGAGCGGCGCGTTCGCGAAAGCCAGCTTGGGCAAGACAGCGAGCGGCTTCGGCAAGAGTGGCGCCAGTAGTGCAAATATCATCGATCAGTAAAACAGGCCCTTGAATTTCAGGGCCTGTCCATTTAAAAACGCCGCTCACATTTTTTTGCCGCTCGCGGCGCGAAAGCCCAACTTGACTCCGCGTTTCTTGGATTCGCTGAAGTTGAGTCCTGACAGGTATGTGAGTTAACTCGGAGAGGGCGCGAGCAAGTAGAAAAGCTTGATTATAACCACGGGATCGCAAACGCTGGGGGCTGATTGGGATTGGAATGAGCGCCGACCAAGACGTGTGTTTAAGAATAGTTTGCCAACGACTATATGCATGAGCCGCAAACTCGTCGAAGGCGGCCGAGAGCCCCTGATATTTTAACTTGTGGAGAGCGCGTTTCAGGGGTTGTTTTTGGTAACTCCCGAAACAGCCAAGCGCCTTGAGGTTCAGAGATTGTTGGTGCGTTTTGCACAGCGCGTTCGGCGCGAACGTAGTTCGTCGACAAATCTGGCATTGAGTTGGCGAGAGCGAGAGCGCGCTTTCATGAATACAAGTTTTGCAAAACCAATTTCCTCGTCGCTGGCAACCTAGACAAAAGGTTGGGCAGAGACAATCTCCAATTTCATTAAAAATAAGTTTAAGCATACGCGGGCTTTACTCTTATCTTTTCACCAGAGATGATATTAACATGAGTTCGCAGTCAGCGCCGATCGCAAATTTTTTTAGCAATCGTTTGGCTTATGTCGTTTCGGCTCTCTTTAGTCCATTCTTAATTTTGCCGGCGTTAATTGTCGCCGCAACCTGGCGTGTTGCCGCCTCCCCGCCGCAATTTGTAGCTTGGGTCGGCATCCCCTTCCTTTTTCTCTTTATCATACCGACCGCTTATATTGCGAACGAAGTTCGAGCGCGGCGGATGAGCGATATTCATATTATGGTCCGCGAACAGCGCGCGATGGCATTTTTAGTTTTTCTAGTTTCGGCCGCCGTTGCGATTGGCATCTACTGGTGGATAAAAGTTCCCGCGTCGCTCCTTATTTTAGGCGTTGTTGTTTTCTTAAATGCGTTATTTGCGGCTTTCATTACGCTTTTTTGGAAGATCAGCATTCATGCCTGGGTGCTTTCGGGTGCGGTCACGGCCTTTGCGCTGATTGTCGATTCGCCTTTTGCCTGGTGGATTTTACTTTTTATTCCGCTCGTCATTTGGTCGCGAATCTATCGCGGCCGCCACACAGTTTTGCAAGGGTTGATGGGGGCATTGATTGGCGCGAGCGCCACTTATGCGCTCTATCTTCTAATTCGGAGCACTTAGAATTAGAACTTAGTCGAAAAGTGAGAAAGTTCTAAATTTGCTATAATAAATATATATGCGTTGGCTCGACCGAGCGATCATATTTTTTTCTGCACTCTTGAGCGCAGTCTTGATGGTAATTCCGCAAAGTGTTGCGGCGGTTGATTTTAATTCTTCAAATATTATTTCCAACAGTGAGTTTATCGATACAAATTCAATGACCGCGCCGGAAATTCAGCGTTTCTTGGAAGACCGGGGCGGTTTTTTAAAAGATTTTACAGAAAACGGCCGCTCGGCCGCGCAAATCATTTACGATGCCTCTCACGGTTACGGTGATGCTTCGGGCGCGATCAACGGCATCGCGCTGACAACGAGTACCGGCACGGTGAGTCCGAAAGTGATCCTGGTCACCCTTCAAAAAGAGCAAAGTCTGCTGACAATGACATCCCAAAACGACAGCGCCTTGCGGGCGGCGATGGGCTATGCTTGTCCGGATTCGGGCGGGTGTAACTCTAACTATGCTGGTTTTACCAAGCAAGTTGAGAACGGCGCTTGGCAGTTGCGCTATAACTATGAGCGTTCACAGGCTACAGGCTTTGGCGATTATCAAGTGGGTCAATCATTTTGTTTTGACGATTTTAACGGCACTAACTGCGGCACATATGAAAATCGCGCCACCGCCGCGCTCTACCGCTACACGCCGCATGTTTATAATGGGAACTACAATTTCCATAATCTCTACTACAACACCTACAACTTCACTGGGCCGGAGTTCGCGGCGACCCTAATTTCTTGGTCAAGTTCGGCTGGGCTTTATCAGTATCCTTCGGTAAGCAGTGGTCAGGATGCCACCTTGCAGGTCACACTGCGAAATATGGGGCGCACGACTTGGCAAAGAGGGGCGGTGAATTTAGGCACGGAACAGAATCGCGACCGCATCACCGGTTTCAATCGTGGAACGGGCTGGCGATCAGGAAATCGAGTTTCGTTGGTTGAAGTCTCGGTTGCGCCGGGTGAAAATGGCACCTTTAATTTTGTGGTTTCGCCGCCTTATTCTCTTCAAAGCGGCACTTATCGAGAACACTTCCGCCTCGTGGCCGATGGCATCAGCTGGTTTGGGCCAGAGTTATTCTGGGATATTTCAGTGACGGCGAGTTATCAGGCATCAGTCAGTTCATGGTCAACTTCAAGCGGTTCGCATACTTATCCAAGCGTAACTCGGGGCGGAAATGGCACAAATATAATTTTGAGAGTTCAAAATACTGGCGCGGCAATTTGGCAGAGAGGGACGGTGAATTTAGGCAGTGATCAGCCGCGCGATCGCGGCACGGGCTTTTTGCGCGAGTCGGGCACTGGAGTGGCTTCGGGCTGGGTCTCACAGAATCGAATCCAGATGCAAGAGAGTTCAGTCCCGCCTGGTGAAACAGCGACTTTCTCCTTCTGGCTTCAAGCGCCATCGAATATGCGCCCGGGGACTTACCGAGAACACTATCGTCTGGTGGCGGATGGATTAGATTGGTTCGGACCCGAGTACTACTGGGATTTTGATTTTCCTTTGGAGTCAAAACAGATTGCTCTAATTGACGACTCTCCAGCTCGGAAAGTTCAAGTGGGCGAGGAAACCACTCACCACTCACCACTCATCACTCACCTGCTTACTTTCAGCGAATCGCCAGATGCGGTAAAACTCGCTTGCGCTCTTAATCTTTCTGAAGATGCGGTCGAAATTAATCAGGCAACTCAAACCGCTATTATCTCGGGTGAGATTCCTGATTTGAGCAAGCTGGCCGCCGTGTTGCCAACCCTCGAGAGTGTGGAAGCCGATGAGCCAATTCGAATCTTCTCAACCCCGAATGACCCCAGGTATAGTAGTCAGGCAACGACTTTCTCGCAAATGAACATGCAAGCCGGCTGGGATTACGTGCAGGGCAAAACGAGCGCTGTCATTGCCGTCATTGATACCGGCGTAGACGGAACGCACGAAGATTTAACCGGCAAGGTATTGGCAGGCAGAAATATCTCGGCCAATACCGCGATCGCGGCTAATACTGACTCGGATGACAATGGGCATGGCACGAATATCGCCGGCATCGCGGCGGCGGGCGGCGATAATTCCATTGGAATGACAGGGGTTGATTGGCAGGCGCGAATTTTGCCAATCAAAGCTTTCAATAGTGATGGATTGGCAGAGACTTCAGATATCGTTTCGGCGATTGAGTATGCTATTAATCAGAATGCGACCGTGATTACGATGAGTTTTGGTCGCTCAACACCTTCAGATGCGTTAGAAGCGGCGGTTAATAGCGCCGCCAGTCGCGGCATTCTTCTTGTCGCGGCGGCTGGCAATACGGGCGAGAGTTCAGTTTACTATCCCGCGGCTTATGAAAATGTGATTGCGGCCGGCGCCGTGCAGGCCGATAATGCTCGTGCCAGTTTTTCTAATTACGGTAGCGCTCTTGATTTAATGGCGCCGGGTGTTTCAGTAATCGCAACTGCCGACGGCGGGGGGTATGAAGCCGTGAGCGGCACGTCATTTGCTGTGCCTTTCATTGCTGGCATCTCAACCTTGGTGAAGGATTTTCATAGTAGCGCCAGTGCGAGTGATGTAACGAGTATTTTAAACTCGACGGCCACCAAGGTTAGCGGTATGAACGGCAATCTGCGAACCGATGAATATGGCAACGGTGTTGTGAATTTAGCCGATGCGCTTGTTAGCGCTGGAGACTATCAGGCTTCGACAATTTCTTGGTCAACCAGTAACGGTTTATTTACCTATCCAACTCTCTCTTTGGGTGGCAGTGGCGCGAATGTCATTCTCACAGTGCGAAATACCGGTACCTCGCGCTGGTTTCGCGATCTGGTGCATCTAGGCGCCGATCAGCCGCGCGATCGCGGCACGGGCTTTTTGCGCGAGTCGGGCACTGGAGTGGCTTCGGGCTGGGTCTCACAGAATCGAATCCAGATGCAAGAGAGTTCAGTCCCGCCTGGTGAAACAGCGACTTTCTGGATTAGATTGGTTCGGACCCGAGTACTACTGGGATTTTCGGGTTTTATCAGAACTCGATGGGTATGGAGCAAGCACCTTAAACTGGTCAACCTCGGATGGACTTTTTACCTATCCAAGTGTTATTCGAGGTGGAGCTGGCACGAATATCGTGTTACGGGTCCGGAATACCGGCACAACGACCTGGATACAAGAGACTGTTCATCTAGGCGCCGATCAGCCGCGCGATCGCGGCACGGGCTTTTTGCGCGAGTCGGGCACTGGAGTGGCTTCGGGCTGGGTCTCACAGAATCGAATCCAGATGCAAGAGAGTTCAGTCGCTCCGGGTGAAACCGCCACCTTTTCATTTTGGTTACAAGCGCCGTCCGGAATGAGTCCGGGCACCTATCATGAACACTTCAAAGTCGTAGCCGATGGTCTGGGTTGGTTTGGTTCAGAAGCGTACTGGGATGTTATCGTGAGATAAGGCGCAAATCACTAGATCAACACTACGGTCTAATTCACTTCATTGGCCTTGAACTAGATATGTCTCTACAGAATCAGCACAAACAAGCTCAACAGGCGCTTTATGACGCTCATCTCCTCGATGATCTTGCCGCGGGCGCCGGAACCTTTGGATTTCGCAAGCCCAAGTTATTGCGCGATCTCGCTTTTGCGCGTTGGCTTGCCCGCCTTGAACTTAAAAGCGGTGAGCAAGTGCTGGATGTTGGTTGTAATGCCGGCGCTCGACTTGAAGCTCTTCGGCGCGAATACGGGATCGAGGGCACGGGCATTGATCTTTCGCCGAAGACAATTGCGCTTGGCCAAAAACATTTTCCAGCGTTGACCCTTCAGGTGGGAGACGCCGAACTTTTGCCTTATCAGGAAAATTCTTTTGACACAGTCATTAGTTTCGAAACCTTTGAGCATCTGCCCAACCCTGGCAAGGCGTTGGCAGAAATCGGTCGTGTTGTTAGGCCTGGTGGTTGGGTGTTGATTTACGCTATTTCACGACGCAATGCTGGCACTTGGCATTGGCTTCAATCTAAGTTGAGCGGCGGTCGCTTGGGCACGGGCGCCTTGCGCGATCATCTTCCCGAACTTCTTGTTCCACCAGAATGCTTTCCAGCTTGGTCTCAAAAAGCGGGACTCAAGATCCAACAGAGAGGTCTTTTGCATCAATTTTTTACCCTTTTGCATGATGAACCTTGGAGCGCCTTCCTCGCAACACTTGCCCCCAAACGCTCTCGGCCACGACTTGATACAATAAAAATGGCAGGCAATCTACCTCGCGCGCCGGGCAAGTTTTTTATGCTCTACCGCGTCTGGCTTCATGGCATGGAGATTGTCATGAGTCTTTTGGATTTACCCTGGCAAATGGCACGAGTAAGCGATGGTATTTTTGTTTTATTGAAAAAACAAGAATTGTGATTAGGAGGGGCAAGATCTTGAAGCGTCAAAGTATTATCTCGGGATTCATCTTCGGGCTACTTTTAGGCGTACTTGGACTTCGTCTTTACCTCTTGTTTTGGGGCTATTTTCAATATGAATTTATTGTGCCGCCGGGGGGAGATCCAGCTGTTCATTTACAATTTATCAATGCGATTCAGCGTGGCACGTTTCAAATTGGCGCCTATCCGCCGGCTTTTCATTTTATTGTTGCCTGGCTCGCACAAGCGCTGGCCTTGCCCACAGTTACAATTTTAATTCTCGTCGGTCCCTTTTTAGTTGTATTGCCGGCGCTCGCGGTGTTTTTGCTCGCTCGAGCTTGGTTTGATCGCGTTACTGCGCTCTTGGCGGCCGCTCTAATTGGCCTGACTGGCGCGAGTCCGATTCTCGCTTATATGGATGGGAATTATCCAAATTTAATCGCTGGCGGCTTCTTCCTGATCCTTGGCATTACGGCGCTTGTTCTGGGGCTACGGAAACAGCCAGTTTTTTACAGCACACTTGCGAGCCTGTCTTTTTTAGCGGTGGCTTTATTCCATCACCTTACTTACGGTCTTCTGCTTGCGATTCTAGTGGTTTACTTCCTCGCTCTGTGGATTTTGAAATGGTTTAAAATTGGCTCGGTGCCATATTTGCGAACTGTGAGCTGGATAGTGTTGCCCTCGCTCTTGCTCACCGTCGCAGTCGCTCTTCTCTTGGCTGGGCCCGAAGTGATCTTGCCGGCGCTCCGCGATCTTTTAGGCGGTCAGCCGCCATCTATTTTTGATTCAGCGCTTCGAACGCCAATTCGTCTAGGGCAATACAATGAAATTGTTGGTCCGGTTGTGGTGGTGAGCGGTATTTTGGGTATCATCTTTTTGATTCAGCGCCGTGATTTGCCTTGGGAACGTCGACTCTTCTTGCTCCTTTGGATTGGGATTGTGTTTGCTCTTTCACGAACTCAATTTTCTGGTCTGCCAGCGCGATTTGCGCGAGAACTCGGCATCCCCTTGGCGCTTTCGGGTGGACTTTTGGGCACATCGCTCATGAAACTTTCAACCGATCGTTCTCATCAATTGGCAAGTGGAGCGATTCTCGCTCTCTTCCTGGTTTCGCAAACAGTGATGCTCACAACTGGCCCAGCCCAACTCCCCGAATCCTTTAGTCGACTCATCTGGTTTGACAAATCTGACCAAGAGAAGCTTGCTTATCTTGAAGACTTGCCAGTGGGAAGCCGAATTTTGGCGACACCCAGCTCGCCCTACTATGAAGCTCTGTTACCGGAGTATAAATTTTCCGCACTCGCGGCAATGGATCTCACGAATGAGCGTAAGACCGGGCAATTAATTCAATCCCGCGCCGACTATTTGTTTGTAGATACCTTGCCGGCGACTAATCCTGATCCAATTGCGTATCCATATTTTGCCAACTACGATCGGGCGCGAGTCGCCCTTGAAAATTATAGTGGAGCGAGAATTATCAAGACCTTCGCGGATGGTTCAGTTGTGAAACGCGTGATCGCCACCTTGCCAGCCGTGCAGTAAGAAGTAGATGGTGAGTGACGAGAGTTTTTTATTCGAGCTTGTCGAGAATCACCCTTTACTATCTATTACTCACTCTTCATTATTTATTAAGAATGAAGATCGCCATTATTTTGGGCACGCGCCCAGAAATTATTAAACTCGCCCCAATTCTTCGTCGCATCCAGGCGTCCGAGAATGAGCTTATGCTCATCCATACTAATCAGCACTACTCGGCAAATATGGACGGGGTATTCTTTAAGGAATTAGCTTTGCCAGCGCCAGACTCTAATCTTGGGGTTGGTTCAGGTACGCATGGCGCTCAAACTGGTTTAATGCTTGCCAGGCTCGAGAAGGCGTTGAACATGAATCGACCGGACGCAGTTCTAGTTCAGGGAGATACTAATACAGTTTTAGCAGGCGCCTTGGCGGCGGTGAAGCTTGGTATTCAAGTCGGTCACGTGGAAGCGGGGCTTCGAAGTTACGACCGAACGATGCCGGAAGAGATCAATCGCGTTCTGACCGACCATGCGGCCGATATTTTATTTGCGCCCACTCAAAATGCGGCCCAGCTTTTACATGCCGAAGGTATTCCTAGCGAACGAATCGAGGTTACTGGTAATACGATCGTGGATGCAATAAACGATCATCGTGAGTTAGTCAATTCACGTTCGTATATTCTATCCACGCTAAAGCTAGAGCCTCGAGGTTATTTGCTTTTAACCCTGCATCGGCCAGCGAATGTTGACCGACGAGAAACGCTCGCTGAAATTATTATAGGAATCACGAACGTGGCACGAATAACTCAACTGCCGGTAGTCTTTCCGGCGCATCCTCGAACAGTTAAACAGCTTGAGCAATTCAAGCTCACGCTTCCGGTTTCATTTCGTCAAATTAAGCCAATCGGCTACCTAGATTTTCTAGGCTTAGAAGCAAATGCCGAGCTTATTCTCACGGACTCCGGCGGAATTCAAGAAGAAGCCTGTGTCCTGCGAGTGCCTTGCGTGACCATCCGAGAAAACACCGAACGTCCCGAAACTCTGGCAGTAGGCGCTAACGAATTGGCAGGTCTAACCTCAATCGGCATTCAAGCGGCGAGTGCCAAAATGCTTGCGCAAGCTCGAACTTGGCAAAATCCTTTTGGCGATGGTCGCGCGAGCGATCGAATTCTTCACAAATTATCCACAAGGTTTTCCACACTGCCTGCAACGGGCTTTGCTAGTGTTAAGGGTCATGGCGACCACAACTTCTAAAGCCGAAGTTTTAAGGCGAGCTTTGGCGCGGCAAGCGCCGGTGTTGGCGCTTGAAGCGCACGACGCTCCATCAGCTAAAATCGTTGAAGAAGCCGGTTTCGATGCCGTTTGGGCTTCAGGTTTGACGATTTCTATTACTCACGGCGTCCCCGATCTCGGTCTTTTAGATCGATCTGAAATGCTCACGACCGTGAAATGCATAAATGACGCCACAACCCTGCCGGTGATTGTTGATGTCGATGATGGTTATGGCGGCATTCGAAATGTGATTCAACTTGTTAAGGAATGCGAGGCGATCGGTGTTGCGGCAATTATTATTGAAGAAAAAGGGCGAACAACCAAGGCCAATTCCCTTGATCAAAATGCGCATCACTCTTTGGAAGAGATTGACGTTTTCTCGGCAAAACTTAGAGCCGCTAAGCAATATCAACGCTCGCCTCACTTTCTCGTGGTGGCCCGGATTGAGGCCTTGATCGCGGGTTTGTCCGTTGAAGAAGCGCTAAAGCGCGCCAATACCTATACAGATGCGGGTGCAGATGCGATCGTGATTCACTGGAACAAAAAAGATCCCAGTTTAGTTTACAATTTTATCGATCAGTTTAAGGATCGGGTGCCGGTAATTGTCATCCCAACGAGTTATAGCCAGATTCCTGCCTCGGAACTTGCCAGTCGCGGCGTTAAGCTAGTGATCTATGCCAACCATCTAAGACGGGCCTCAATCACAACGATGCGCGCGATTGCTGCCCGGATTCGAAATGATGAGCGCACCTCTGAAGTGGAGGCTGAAATCGCTTCGGTGAAAGATCTTTGGAATATGGTTGGCACACACGAGGTCATGGCCTACGAAGAACGCTTACTGCGAGAAAGCAAGGCGCCGATCAATGCTCTTATTCTCGCGGCCGGAGAGACTAAGGAGCTTGGGCGAATCACCGACTTGCCGGTCGCGCTCATGCAGATCAATAAGAAGAGTTTCCTTGAGTGGCAGGCACATGCATATCGGGCGGTTGGCGTTGAGGCGGTTGGCGTCGTGACCGGTTGGCGAGCCGAGAAAATCACTCTGCCCGGGTTTACCTATATTAAGAATCCTGACTATGCCAAAACAGGAATCTATCATACCCTTCAAAAGGCAAAAAAATTTTTGACCGCCGAGACCCTAGTGTCTTATGGCGATATTTATTTTTCGGATGATCCAGTGCGTCGCATTCTCGTTGAACTTGAGAATGGGCAAGCTGATATCGTCATCGCCGTCGACCCGAATATAAAATATGGTCTTGTCTCTAATGACAAAGAGCTGGTTATGACCGAGGAAGAAACCTCGTCATTGGGAAGTCGGATGGCGCATCTATCGGAAAAACCGCGTGTCCTCAAGGTGAGCAAGAAGCTAGTTGGCAACGCGATCGCGGGCGAGTTTATCGGTTTGGCTGGTTTTTCCAAATCAGCAATAACCGCCTTATTACTTTTGCCTGAATCTCAACCTGAAACAGACTGGCGCCAGGCGGATTTATGTGACGCGCTTAATACCTTGATTGCTCAAGGAATTCAAATTCGGGCAATTCCAGCGCCGTTCTGGTATGAAATTGATAAAACCGCTGACGTGCTTAATCTTTTAAGCACCAGTATGGTTTAGTTAGCAAGGAGGGTGTGTGGCAGTCGAACCAGTTAAATTTTGGCAAGCGCTTGAAAAAGAGAATCTCGGTCCAATTTTTCAAGTTCCATGCTCGATATTCAAAAATTTTCTGAACTTTTGTTATGACACCGACAAGGAAGTCTA
Proteins encoded:
- a CDS encoding extracellular solute-binding protein, encoding MSQKTPIKWFGRALALALIPILLTGCIGRKSSSSQSSGIAGQTEPVTLKIWRTFDSAEVFEPIIEEFERDNPAITLEYTLMSASEFELTTAEALAAGEGPDIWSIRNDWLPRHKNKLVPMPNGLLGKNSNQTDEDALKALFAPVVTQDVVYDGSIYGLPYYVDTLGIWKNTAVFNKKISELEDVDRDEEADLLRDPLNTYDKLQRAVELLTEKNPDGSISVSGLAAGTANNISRAEDVVYALMLQNGAEMVSPEHTNASFHLGVKNAVGQTVFKGTEALERFTGFADPAKSYYSWNTSMPGDVQAFIEGKAAMIFGFQYYELIFNQLAPTLKYSSIPLPQVRDIDTPVDYASYYIETVTKNTKNPTLAWEVLKNLVIERGNPYRSATKRPDPKPEEEPPTVLDRGESGNPFAYQQQTAKSWYKTKRPDKVDTIFRDLIQRVGTKSQAPQNAIEEAAQKISAILQGE
- a CDS encoding UTP--glucose-1-phosphate uridylyltransferase — encoded protein: MAKVRKAVIPAAGFGTRFLPATKAMPKEMLPVVDKPVIQYVVEEAVASGIEDIIIVTGWHKRSIEDHFDYPFELEKRLEAAEKQSQIEEVRRIAEMANFVYIRQKGPYGNGTPVLNARHVIGDEPFAVLWGDQFTWAETPRLKQCLETFQEFGEPVLSGVKLAREEDASRYGIFDITPTRTPHTSILNRLVEKPLPNEAPSDLLADGCYVLTPDIFTELEHTRPGHGNEIFLANAIDALSKKRKAYVREIAGGRYYDTGNKLEYLKTVVEFALKREDLKAEFREFLIKVLRA
- a CDS encoding Hsp20/alpha crystallin family protein, with translation MGLMTDKQTTDVASDDWLEEDSGGQLAIDAYQTEDSVVIKAPIAGVLPENLDIAITDDMVTIKGERQFGDTITRENYFVQECYWGSFSRSYVLPTSVDADNANADLKNGILTITIPKLTKTRARRLTIKTR
- a CDS encoding ComF family protein; protein product: MLKLIFNEIGDCLCPTFCLGCQRRGNWFCKTCIHESALSLSPTQCQICRRTTFAPNALCKTHQQSLNLKALGCFGSYQKQPLKRALHKLKYQGLSAAFDEFAAHAYSRWQTILKHTSWSALIPIPISPQRLRSRGYNQAFLLARALSELTHIPVRTQLQRIQETRSQVGLSRRERQKNVSGVFKWTGPEIQGPVLLIDDICTTGATLAEAARCLAQAGFRERAALTLAYDEAP
- a CDS encoding S8 family serine peptidase yields the protein MRWLDRAIIFFSALLSAVLMVIPQSVAAVDFNSSNIISNSEFIDTNSMTAPEIQRFLEDRGGFLKDFTENGRSAAQIIYDASHGYGDASGAINGIALTTSTGTVSPKVILVTLQKEQSLLTMTSQNDSALRAAMGYACPDSGGCNSNYAGFTKQVENGAWQLRYNYERSQATGFGDYQVGQSFCFDDFNGTNCGTYENRATAALYRYTPHVYNGNYNFHNLYYNTYNFTGPEFAATLISWSSSAGLYQYPSVSSGQDATLQVTLRNMGRTTWQRGAVNLGTEQNRDRITGFNRGTGWRSGNRVSLVEVSVAPGENGTFNFVVSPPYSLQSGTYREHFRLVADGISWFGPELFWDISVTASYQASVSSWSTSSGSHTYPSVTRGGNGTNIILRVQNTGAAIWQRGTVNLGSDQPRDRGTGFLRESGTGVASGWVSQNRIQMQESSVPPGETATFSFWLQAPSNMRPGTYREHYRLVADGLDWFGPEYYWDFDFPLESKQIALIDDSPARKVQVGEETTHHSPLITHLLTFSESPDAVKLACALNLSEDAVEINQATQTAIISGEIPDLSKLAAVLPTLESVEADEPIRIFSTPNDPRYSSQATTFSQMNMQAGWDYVQGKTSAVIAVIDTGVDGTHEDLTGKVLAGRNISANTAIAANTDSDDNGHGTNIAGIAAAGGDNSIGMTGVDWQARILPIKAFNSDGLAETSDIVSAIEYAINQNATVITMSFGRSTPSDALEAAVNSAASRGILLVAAAGNTGESSVYYPAAYENVIAAGAVQADNARASFSNYGSALDLMAPGVSVIATADGGGYEAVSGTSFAVPFIAGISTLVKDFHSSASASDVTSILNSTATKVSGMNGNLRTDEYGNGVVNLADALVSAGDYQASTISWSTSNGLFTYPTLSLGGSGANVILTVRNTGTSRWFRDLVHLGADQPRDRGTGFLRESGTGVASGWVSQNRIQMQESSVPPGETATFWIRLVRTRVLLGFSGFIRTRWVWSKHLKLVNLGWTFYLSKCYSRWSWHEYRVTGPEYRHNDLDTRDCSSRRRSAARSRHGLFARVGHWSGFGLGLTESNPDAREFSRSG
- a CDS encoding methyltransferase domain-containing protein — protein: MSLQNQHKQAQQALYDAHLLDDLAAGAGTFGFRKPKLLRDLAFARWLARLELKSGEQVLDVGCNAGARLEALRREYGIEGTGIDLSPKTIALGQKHFPALTLQVGDAELLPYQENSFDTVISFETFEHLPNPGKALAEIGRVVRPGGWVLIYAISRRNAGTWHWLQSKLSGGRLGTGALRDHLPELLVPPECFPAWSQKAGLKIQQRGLLHQFFTLLHDEPWSAFLATLAPKRSRPRLDTIKMAGNLPRAPGKFFMLYRVWLHGMEIVMSLLDLPWQMARVSDGIFVLLKKQEL
- the wecB gene encoding UDP-N-acetylglucosamine 2-epimerase (non-hydrolyzing) codes for the protein MKIAIILGTRPEIIKLAPILRRIQASENELMLIHTNQHYSANMDGVFFKELALPAPDSNLGVGSGTHGAQTGLMLARLEKALNMNRPDAVLVQGDTNTVLAGALAAVKLGIQVGHVEAGLRSYDRTMPEEINRVLTDHAADILFAPTQNAAQLLHAEGIPSERIEVTGNTIVDAINDHRELVNSRSYILSTLKLEPRGYLLLTLHRPANVDRRETLAEIIIGITNVARITQLPVVFPAHPRTVKQLEQFKLTLPVSFRQIKPIGYLDFLGLEANAELILTDSGGIQEEACVLRVPCVTIRENTERPETLAVGANELAGLTSIGIQAASAKMLAQARTWQNPFGDGRASDRILHKLSTRFSTLPATGFASVKGHGDHNF